One stretch of Arachis hypogaea cultivar Tifrunner chromosome 20, arahy.Tifrunner.gnm2.J5K5, whole genome shotgun sequence DNA includes these proteins:
- the LOC112786673 gene encoding serine hydroxymethyltransferase 6 encodes MDLSHPHSNLSLGFSSSHASPPRRPPIPDESITLQLESSLRDPSHPLPPVPLQLLEPQTATDNGNHDSEFNDAADDEDDRDVEEFRILGHSMCLKRRRDCDSSSSSSISSSKRVSVSHESDLEARRALVRSWGNQSLQLADPDVFDIMEKEKRRQYRGIELIASENFVCKAVMEALGSHLTNKYSEGMPGARYYGGNQYIDEIETLCCERALLAFNLDPKCWGVNVQPYSCTSANFAVYTGLLLPGDRIMGLDTPSGGNTSHGYYTPNGKKVSGASIFFESLPYKVNPQTGYVDYEKLEERALDFRPKILICGGSSYPREWDYSRFRHIADKCGAVLMCDMAQISGLIAAKECSNPFDYCDIVTSTTHKSLRGPRGGIIFYRKGAKPRKRGILLSQGNESDQYDFEEKINFAVFPSLQGGPHNNHIAALAIALKQVATPEYKAYMHQVKKNAQALASALLRRKCRLVTGGTDNHLVLWDLRPLGLTGKFYEKVCEACHITLNKIAIFGDNGVIIPGGVRIGTPAMTSRGCLEADFETMAEFLFRAAQLANVLQREHGKMQKTVLKGLDSSRDVVDLRARVEAFATQFAMPGFDI; translated from the exons CCGCCCTCCAATCCCCGACGAATCTATCACCCTCCAGCTCGAATCCAGCCTCCGTGACCCTTCCCACCCTCTCCCTCCGGTTCCCCTCCAGCTCCTCGAGCCCCAAACAGCCACCGATAACGGCAACCACGATTCCGAGTTCAACGACGCCGCCGACGATGAAGACGACAGGGACGTCGAGGAATTTCGCATCCTAGGCCACTCAATGTGCCTCAAGAGGCGAAGAGATTGCGATTCCTCATCCTCTTCCTCAATCTCTTCCTCCAAGAGGGTTTCCGTTTCCCACGAATCTGATCTCGAGGCACGGAGAGCTTTGGTTCGCTCATGGGGGAACCAATCCTTGCAGCTTGCGGACCCCGACGTCTTCGACATaatggagaaggagaagagaaggcAGTACAGAGGGATTGAATTGATCGCCTCCGAGAATTTTGTATGCAAAGCCGTTATGGAAGCTCTTGGGAGCCATTTGACTAACAAGTACTCCGAGGGAATGCCCGGTGCTCGCTACTATGGAGGTAACCAATATATcgatgagattgaaaccttgtGTTGTGAGCGTGCTTTGCTTGCGTTTAATCTTGACCCCAAGTGTTGGGGTGTCAATGTTCAGCCATATTCGTGTACCTCTGCGAATTTCGCAGTTTACACCGGGTTGCTATTGCCCGGTGATCGTATCATGGGGTTGGATACACCCTCTGGAGGGAACACTAGCCATGGTTACTATACTCCCAATGGGAAGAAAGTTTCCGGTGCCTCGATTTTCTTTGAGAGCTTGCCTTATAAGGTGAACCCACAAACTGGGTATGTTGATTATGAGAAGCTTGAGGAGAGGGCGCTTGATTTTCGTCCCAAGATACTTATTTGCGGTGGGAGTTCGTACCCTCGAGAATGGGATTACTCAAGGTTTAGGCACATTGCGGATAAATGTGGAGCTGTTTTGATGTGTGATATGGCACAAATAAGTGGGCTAATTGCAGCCAAG GAATGTTCAAACCCTTTTGACTATTGTGATATTGTTACTTCAACAACTCACAAGAGTCTTCGTGGTCCAAGGGGAGGCATAATTTTTTATCGGAAGGGTGCAAAACCAAGGAAGAGAGGGATTCTGCTAAGTCAGGGAAATGAAAGTGATCAGTATGACTTTGAGGAAAAGATAAATTTTGCTGTTTTTCCATCGTTGCAAGGGGGCCCACACAATAACCATATTGCTGCTCTTGCTATAGCTTTAAAACAAGTGGCTACTCCTGAGTATAAGGCATACATGCATCAAGTGAAGAAAAATGCTCAGGCCTTAGCATCTGCTTTATTGAGAAGGAAATGCCGCCTAGTAACTGGGGGTACAGACAACCACTTAGTGCTTTGGGATTTAAGGCCTCTTGGATTGACAG GTAAATTTTATGAGAAGGTCTGTGAGGCATGTCATATTACTTTGAATAAGATTGCTATTTTTGGTGACAATGGAGTTATTATTCCCGGAGGTGTAAGAATAG GTACCCCTGCCATGACTTCAAGAGGATGTTTAGAAGCTGATTTTGAGACAATGGCTGAATTTCTGTTTAGAGCCGCGCAACTTGCAAACGTATTGCAGAGGGAGCATGGGAAAATGCAGAAGACAGTTTTGAAGGGGCTTGATAGCAGTAGGGATGTTGTTGATCTCCGGGCTCGGGTTGAAGCTTTTGCAACTCAATTTGCAATGCCTGGTTTTGACATTTGA